In Agromyces sp. G08B096, a genomic segment contains:
- the pdxT gene encoding pyridoxal 5'-phosphate synthase glutaminase subunit PdxT: protein MLALQGDFREHARVLGSLGAEVSLVRRPAELDAVDGLVIPGGESTVMDKLSRTFGLQEPLRAAIARGLPVYGTCAGLIMLADTVLDAIDGQQSLGGLDVAVRRNAFGSQNQSFETDLDVPALGSTPVHAAFIRGPVVESVGPKARALATLDDGRVVAVEQGSLLGTSFHPEITGEHRFHEYFLAKVRGAE from the coding sequence GTGCTCGCGCTGCAGGGCGACTTCCGCGAGCACGCGAGGGTGCTGGGCTCGCTCGGGGCGGAGGTCTCGCTCGTCCGTCGGCCCGCCGAGCTCGACGCGGTGGACGGGCTCGTCATCCCCGGCGGCGAGTCGACCGTGATGGACAAGCTGTCACGGACCTTCGGACTGCAAGAGCCGCTGCGCGCGGCCATCGCCCGCGGACTGCCCGTCTACGGCACATGTGCGGGACTCATCATGCTCGCCGACACCGTGCTCGACGCGATCGACGGCCAGCAGAGCCTCGGCGGGCTCGATGTCGCCGTCCGGCGGAACGCGTTCGGCTCGCAGAACCAGTCGTTCGAGACGGACCTCGACGTCCCCGCCCTCGGGAGCACGCCCGTCCATGCGGCGTTCATCCGCGGACCCGTTGTGGAATCCGTGGGCCCCAAGGCGCGGGCGCTCGCGACCCTCGACGACGGCCGCGTGGTCGCGGTCGAGCAGGGCAGCCTGCTCGGCACGAGCTTCCACCCCGAGATCACGGGCGAGCACCGCTTCCACGAGTACTTCCTGGCGAAGGTCCGCGGCGCGGAGTAG
- the thrS gene encoding threonine--tRNA ligase yields MRVNGELKDLATTVTDSDVVEPVTIDSPDGLNILRHSTAHVLAQAVQAVNPEAKLGIGPPVTDGFYYDFDVADAFSTDDLKALDKEMARIVRAGQRFVRRVVTDDEARAELADEPYKLELIGLKGSAGHGAGSGDDHESVEVGAGELTIYDNVDPKTGETVWKDLCRGPHLPNTRMIGNGWALMRVAGAYWRGSEKNPQLQRIYGTAWPTKDELRAYQHRLEEAAKRDHRKLGKELDLFSFPDEIGSGLSVWHPKGGIVRGEMEQHARRRHIEGGYTYVYTPHISKEDLFLTSNHLVTYKEGMFPPIVMDEERDAEGNITKQGQDYYLKPMNCPMHILIYKERARSYRDLPMRLAENGTVYRNELSGALHGLTRVRGFTQDDSHLFVTPEQLEEEATRVLEFVISMLRDFGLEDFELELSMRDDEKSKWIGSDEFWEYSTNALRNVALASGLKLTEVPGEAAFYGPKIDLKTRDAIGRTWQLSTVQVDPNLPERFELEYTGSDGEKHRPIMIHRALFGSIERFFAILLEHYAGVFPVWLAPVQVVGIPVADEYAPYLGAILEQLKGAGVRAELDTSDDRMQKKIRTHTTQKVPYQLIAGENDRSAETVSFRFRDGSQENGVPVARAIELIRASIADHRQVLTRDDLFA; encoded by the coding sequence ATGCGCGTCAACGGCGAGCTCAAGGACCTCGCCACGACGGTGACGGACTCCGACGTCGTCGAACCCGTGACGATCGATTCGCCCGACGGGCTGAACATCCTGCGGCACTCCACGGCGCACGTGCTCGCGCAGGCGGTGCAGGCCGTGAACCCCGAGGCGAAGCTCGGCATCGGCCCACCCGTGACCGACGGCTTCTACTACGACTTCGACGTCGCCGACGCGTTCAGCACCGACGACCTCAAGGCGCTCGACAAGGAGATGGCCAGGATCGTGCGCGCCGGGCAGCGCTTCGTCCGCCGGGTCGTGACCGATGACGAGGCCCGGGCCGAGCTCGCTGACGAGCCGTACAAGCTCGAGCTCATCGGACTCAAGGGCTCCGCCGGCCACGGCGCTGGCAGCGGCGACGACCACGAGTCGGTCGAGGTGGGCGCCGGCGAGCTGACCATCTACGACAACGTCGACCCGAAGACCGGCGAAACCGTCTGGAAGGACCTCTGCCGGGGGCCGCACCTGCCGAACACCCGGATGATCGGCAACGGCTGGGCGCTCATGCGCGTCGCCGGAGCGTACTGGCGGGGCAGCGAGAAGAACCCGCAGCTGCAGCGCATCTACGGCACCGCGTGGCCCACCAAGGACGAGCTGCGCGCGTACCAGCACCGCCTCGAAGAGGCCGCCAAGCGCGACCACCGCAAGCTCGGCAAGGAACTCGACCTGTTCAGCTTCCCCGACGAGATCGGGTCGGGCCTCTCGGTGTGGCATCCCAAGGGCGGCATCGTCCGCGGCGAGATGGAGCAGCACGCCCGCCGCCGGCACATCGAGGGCGGGTACACCTACGTGTACACCCCGCACATCTCGAAGGAAGACCTCTTCCTCACCTCCAACCACCTCGTCACGTACAAGGAGGGCATGTTCCCGCCCATCGTGATGGACGAGGAGCGCGACGCCGAGGGCAACATCACCAAGCAGGGCCAGGACTACTACCTGAAGCCCATGAACTGCCCCATGCACATCCTCATCTACAAGGAGCGCGCCCGCAGTTATCGCGATCTGCCGATGCGGCTCGCCGAGAACGGCACGGTGTACCGCAACGAGCTGTCCGGCGCGCTGCACGGGCTCACGCGCGTGCGCGGCTTCACGCAGGACGACTCGCACCTCTTCGTCACGCCCGAGCAGCTGGAGGAGGAGGCCACCCGCGTCCTCGAGTTCGTCATCTCCATGCTCCGCGACTTCGGCCTCGAGGACTTCGAGCTCGAGCTCTCGATGCGCGACGACGAGAAGTCGAAGTGGATCGGCTCGGACGAGTTCTGGGAGTACTCGACGAACGCCCTGCGCAACGTGGCGCTCGCGAGCGGACTGAAGCTCACCGAGGTGCCGGGCGAGGCCGCGTTCTACGGGCCGAAGATCGACCTGAAGACCCGCGACGCCATCGGCCGCACCTGGCAGCTGTCGACCGTGCAGGTCGACCCGAACCTGCCCGAGCGGTTCGAGCTGGAGTACACCGGGTCCGACGGTGAGAAGCACCGGCCGATCATGATCCACCGGGCGCTGTTCGGCTCCATCGAGCGGTTCTTCGCGATCCTGCTCGAGCACTACGCCGGCGTGTTCCCCGTGTGGCTCGCACCCGTGCAGGTGGTCGGTATCCCGGTCGCCGACGAGTACGCACCGTACCTCGGCGCGATCCTCGAGCAGCTGAAGGGGGCCGGCGTCCGCGCCGAGCTCGACACGAGCGACGACCGTATGCAGAAGAAGATCCGCACCCACACCACGCAGAAGGTGCCCTACCAGCTCATCGCGGGGGAGAACGATCGATCGGCCGAGACGGTGAGCTTCCGGTTCCGCGACGGCAGCCAGGAGAACGGCGTGCCCGTCGCCCGGGCGATCGAACTCATCCGGGCGTCCATCGCCGACCACCGACAGGTGCTGACCCGCGACGATCTGTTCGCGTGA
- a CDS encoding aminotransferase class I/II-fold pyridoxal phosphate-dependent enzyme: protein MVERDRKDHDVIVDIEGRSAAEIAGSLRALIERGTLRPGDALPPVRTLAEQLGVNRNTAVAAYRQLTNAGVVVTLGRGGTRVAGTASVAQEGFAADTALRDIGTGNPDASRIPDPSAALARIAGRPVLYGEPVIDPDLERWADAWMRRDLPDGTPMRLTVTSGAADAVERLLAQALTRDDAVALEDPCFLTSIHTVRVAGYRPVAVPVDDKGMTVDGLRAALEQGVRAVICTPRAQNPTGASLSERRAAELRAVLRDHPYVLVIEDDHYSLLSRKPYHSLIDPHHRRWALVRSVSKFLGPDMCLAVTASDPETADRLAMRLTPGTTWVSHLLQRLVHALATDPEVAAGIRAAGEYYAARNTEFAELLAAEGLPTDPGDGLNVWVPLGVPARAVTEQLMRRGWLARPGDEFAVGDAAASERLRLTVHDLDDVELARLAADLGASVRAVRD from the coding sequence ATGGTCGAACGCGACAGGAAGGACCACGACGTGATCGTCGACATCGAGGGACGCTCGGCGGCGGAGATCGCCGGCAGCCTCCGCGCGCTGATCGAGCGCGGCACCCTCAGGCCCGGCGACGCGCTCCCTCCAGTGCGGACGCTCGCCGAGCAGCTCGGCGTCAACCGCAACACCGCGGTCGCCGCGTACCGCCAGCTCACGAACGCGGGCGTCGTCGTCACGCTCGGCCGCGGCGGCACCCGCGTCGCGGGCACCGCTTCCGTCGCCCAGGAGGGCTTCGCCGCCGACACCGCGCTGCGCGACATCGGCACGGGCAATCCGGATGCCTCCCGCATCCCCGACCCGTCCGCCGCGCTCGCGCGCATCGCCGGTCGCCCGGTGCTCTACGGCGAACCCGTGATCGATCCCGACCTCGAGCGCTGGGCCGACGCATGGATGCGCCGCGACCTGCCCGACGGCACGCCGATGCGACTCACCGTGACGAGCGGCGCGGCCGACGCCGTCGAACGCCTGCTCGCGCAGGCGCTGACCCGCGACGACGCCGTCGCGCTCGAAGACCCCTGCTTCCTCACCAGCATCCACACCGTCCGCGTGGCGGGGTACCGGCCGGTCGCCGTGCCGGTCGACGACAAGGGGATGACCGTCGACGGCCTCCGCGCGGCCCTCGAGCAGGGCGTGCGGGCCGTCATCTGCACCCCGCGGGCGCAGAACCCCACGGGCGCCAGCCTCTCGGAGCGTCGTGCGGCCGAGTTGCGGGCAGTCCTCCGCGACCATCCGTACGTGCTCGTCATCGAAGACGACCACTACTCCCTGCTGTCCCGCAAGCCGTACCACTCGCTCATCGACCCGCACCACCGGCGGTGGGCCCTCGTGCGCTCGGTGTCGAAGTTCCTCGGACCCGACATGTGCCTCGCCGTCACCGCCTCGGACCCCGAGACCGCCGACCGGCTCGCCATGCGGCTGACGCCCGGCACGACGTGGGTGAGCCATCTGCTGCAGCGGCTCGTGCATGCCCTCGCGACCGACCCTGAGGTCGCGGCCGGCATCCGCGCGGCGGGTGAGTACTACGCCGCGCGCAACACCGAATTCGCCGAGCTGCTCGCGGCCGAGGGTCTGCCGACCGACCCGGGCGACGGGCTGAACGTCTGGGTGCCCCTCGGAGTTCCCGCTCGCGCCGTGACCGAGCAGCTGATGCGCCGCGGCTGGCTCGCCCGCCCGGGCGACGAATTCGCCGTGGGCGACGCCGCGGCATCCGAACGCCTCCGGCTCACCGTGCACGACCTCGACGACGTCGAGCTCGCGCGACTCGCGGCCGACCTCGGGGCGTCGGTCCGCGCCGTCCGCGACTGA
- a CDS encoding HIT domain-containing protein, whose product MSGNYRPDEFDGVPTTDSSGFAAVPDAFQRLWTPHRLVYINQGEQPDEHTCPFCHAPELDDEQSLIVARGVHAYVLLNLYPYNSGHLLVCPYRHIATYDQASAEEVAEIGELTQTAMRVVKQVSRCDGFNIGMNQGRIAGAGIAEHLHQHIVPRWALDANFFPIIAGTKALPRLLGEVRAEIAGAWPA is encoded by the coding sequence ATGAGCGGCAACTACCGACCCGACGAATTCGACGGCGTGCCCACCACGGATTCGAGCGGGTTCGCCGCTGTGCCCGACGCGTTCCAGCGCCTCTGGACGCCGCACCGGCTGGTCTACATCAACCAGGGCGAGCAGCCCGACGAGCACACGTGCCCGTTCTGCCATGCCCCCGAGCTCGACGACGAGCAGTCGCTGATCGTCGCGCGCGGGGTGCATGCGTACGTGCTGCTGAACCTGTATCCGTACAACAGCGGGCACCTGCTCGTGTGCCCGTACCGCCACATCGCGACCTACGACCAGGCGAGCGCCGAGGAGGTCGCCGAGATCGGCGAGCTCACCCAGACGGCCATGCGCGTGGTGAAGCAGGTCTCGCGCTGCGACGGCTTCAACATCGGCATGAACCAGGGGCGGATCGCCGGTGCCGGCATCGCCGAGCACCTGCACCAGCACATCGTGCCGCGCTGGGCGCTCGATGCGAACTTCTTCCCGATCATCGCGGGCACGAAGGCGCTGCCTCGGCTCCTCGGAGAGGTGCGCGCCGAGATCGCCGGCGCCTGGCCGGCCTGA
- a CDS encoding glycosyl hydrolase family 28-related protein, producing MTRIPPSSDAPVPSARRGLRRRTARPLAVVAGAAASVLLGGSVGATAAAATPSSAPAPVVTRAALDPALVDGRGADVPFLEQEAEHAAATTGSVLPPSRDAYTLAAEASGRSAVQLAPGEWIEFTLPERTNAITVRYSIPDASAGGGITSPLDVAVDGRQRQTMTLTSEYSWLYNQYPFTNDPNAGLLHPDWWVVERDGPEPTGITVPFRPMHFYDEQRLLLGRAFPAGATLRLSVPPDAPADLTTIDLIDTELVAPPTRLARAANVLAFGADPTGVRDSAPAIEAAIAVAKRKDRPVYLPPGTFRVDRHIIVDDVTIEGAGSWYTVVQGREVALAEPAPDGSVHTGVGFYGKPAAEGGSHDVHLSGFAIRGDVRERIDTDQVNGIGGAFSDSTFEGLHIEHTKVGIWLDGPMDGVRISDVMIVDQIADAVNFHTGVTNSVVAHSFIRNTGDDGLAMWSEGTANAGNAFVRNTVQTPTLANGIAVYGGTDLTVEGNLVADPIREGSGLHAGSRFGAEPFAGTIRFTDNTVVRAGTFELNWRVGLGAIWLYALDRSIDSRIEVTGDHYLDSTYNAIMLVSDWGVKDLVRIDDVAFRDIRVDGTGTSVVSARIAGGASFENVDARNVGAVGINNCGSFNFPASGSEFVVTDLGGNDGGGTTGPWLAPWELPNTITCDDRPAVVAPPAPSPWVQP from the coding sequence ATGACACGCATCCCGCCTTCCTCCGACGCCCCTGTCCCCTCCGCCCGCCGCGGCCTCCGACGGCGGACTGCACGGCCGCTCGCCGTGGTCGCCGGCGCCGCGGCATCCGTTCTGCTGGGCGGCTCGGTGGGCGCGACCGCCGCCGCGGCCACGCCGTCGTCAGCGCCCGCGCCCGTCGTGACCCGCGCGGCGCTCGACCCCGCCCTCGTCGACGGCCGGGGCGCCGACGTCCCGTTCCTGGAGCAGGAGGCCGAGCACGCGGCCGCCACGACCGGATCGGTGCTTCCTCCGAGCCGCGACGCGTACACGCTCGCGGCCGAGGCATCCGGTCGCAGCGCCGTGCAGCTCGCACCGGGCGAGTGGATCGAGTTCACGCTGCCCGAGCGCACGAACGCGATCACGGTCCGATACAGCATTCCGGATGCCTCCGCCGGCGGCGGGATCACCTCGCCGCTCGACGTCGCGGTCGACGGCAGGCAGCGGCAGACCATGACGCTGACATCCGAGTATTCGTGGCTGTACAACCAGTACCCGTTCACGAACGACCCGAACGCGGGGCTCCTGCACCCCGACTGGTGGGTCGTGGAGCGCGACGGTCCGGAGCCGACGGGCATCACCGTGCCGTTCCGGCCCATGCACTTCTACGACGAGCAGCGGCTGCTCCTCGGCCGGGCGTTCCCGGCCGGCGCCACCCTGCGGCTCAGCGTCCCCCCGGACGCCCCGGCCGACCTCACCACGATCGACCTCATCGACACCGAGCTCGTCGCGCCGCCGACCCGGCTCGCGCGCGCGGCCAACGTGCTCGCGTTCGGCGCGGACCCGACGGGCGTCCGCGACTCCGCGCCGGCCATCGAAGCCGCCATCGCCGTCGCGAAGCGGAAGGACCGGCCGGTCTACCTGCCGCCCGGCACCTTCCGGGTCGACCGCCACATCATCGTGGACGACGTCACGATCGAGGGCGCAGGCAGCTGGTATACCGTCGTCCAGGGCCGCGAGGTCGCGCTCGCGGAGCCCGCGCCCGACGGCTCGGTGCACACCGGCGTCGGCTTCTACGGCAAGCCGGCCGCCGAGGGCGGCAGCCACGACGTCCACCTGTCGGGCTTCGCGATCCGCGGGGACGTGCGCGAGCGGATCGACACCGACCAGGTCAACGGCATCGGCGGCGCCTTCTCCGACTCCACCTTCGAGGGGCTCCACATCGAGCACACGAAGGTGGGCATCTGGCTGGACGGGCCGATGGACGGGGTGCGCATCAGCGACGTGATGATCGTCGACCAGATCGCCGACGCCGTGAACTTCCACACCGGCGTGACGAACTCGGTCGTGGCGCACAGCTTCATCCGCAACACCGGCGACGACGGCCTCGCGATGTGGTCGGAGGGCACCGCCAACGCGGGCAACGCGTTCGTCCGGAACACCGTGCAGACGCCGACCCTCGCGAACGGCATCGCCGTGTACGGCGGCACCGACCTGACCGTCGAGGGCAACCTGGTGGCCGACCCCATCCGCGAGGGCAGCGGGTTGCACGCCGGCTCGCGGTTCGGCGCCGAGCCGTTCGCCGGCACCATCCGCTTCACCGACAACACCGTCGTGCGGGCGGGCACCTTCGAGCTGAACTGGCGGGTCGGGCTCGGTGCGATCTGGCTCTACGCCCTCGACCGCTCGATCGATTCGCGTATCGAGGTGACGGGCGACCACTATCTCGACAGCACCTACAACGCGATCATGCTGGTCTCGGACTGGGGAGTGAAGGACCTCGTCCGCATCGATGACGTCGCGTTCCGCGACATCCGCGTCGACGGGACGGGCACGTCGGTGGTGAGTGCGCGTATCGCGGGCGGTGCGTCCTTCGAGAACGTGGATGCCCGCAACGTCGGCGCCGTCGGCATCAACAACTGCGGCTCGTTCAACTTCCCGGCGAGCGGGTCGGAGTTCGTCGTGACCGACCTCGGCGGCAACGACGGCGGCGGCACGACCGGCCCCTGGCTCGCGCCGTGGGAGCTTCCGAACACGATCACGTGCGACGACCGACCGGCGGTGGTCGCTCCCCCGGCCCCGTCCCCCTGGGTCCAGCCCTGA
- the zapE gene encoding cell division protein ZapE: MTSAAASAFIRLVDRDPLISGAEIAGELVPPPQFEHASFESYRPDPDFPSQQAALDRLKVFAGAWRAAQRPGGFFSRKRPARIELPGVYLDGGFGVGKTHLLAALWHVAHGPKYFGTFIEYTALVGALGYAKALDALRGAKLICIDEFELDDPGDTMLMTRFLGELMAGGTRVAATSNTPPNALGEGRFAAADFLREIQGLSSNFETLRIDGLDFRRRDTDGHAEALADDAQVEHTAAALSERGHRVSLDDFDALIAHLATVHPSKYVKLVAGVEFIALRGVRVLHDQNAALRLVAFIDRVYDAEVPIIASGVPLDRVFDDEMLGGGYRKKYLRAMSRMTALTTGELPPHD; the protein is encoded by the coding sequence GCGAGCTCGTGCCGCCGCCGCAGTTCGAGCACGCGAGCTTCGAGTCGTACCGGCCCGACCCCGACTTCCCGTCGCAGCAGGCCGCACTCGACCGGCTCAAGGTCTTCGCCGGAGCCTGGCGCGCCGCGCAGCGGCCGGGCGGGTTCTTCTCGCGCAAGCGGCCGGCCCGGATCGAACTGCCCGGCGTGTACCTCGACGGCGGGTTCGGCGTCGGCAAGACCCACCTGCTCGCGGCCCTCTGGCACGTGGCGCACGGCCCGAAGTACTTCGGCACGTTCATCGAGTACACCGCGCTCGTCGGCGCTCTCGGCTACGCCAAGGCGCTCGACGCGCTCCGCGGGGCGAAGCTCATCTGCATCGACGAGTTCGAGCTCGACGATCCGGGCGACACCATGCTGATGACGCGGTTCCTCGGCGAGCTCATGGCGGGCGGCACGCGCGTCGCGGCCACGAGCAACACGCCGCCGAACGCGCTCGGCGAGGGCCGCTTCGCGGCGGCCGACTTCCTCCGCGAGATCCAGGGCCTCTCCTCGAACTTCGAGACGCTGCGCATCGACGGCCTCGACTTCCGACGCCGCGACACCGACGGCCACGCCGAGGCGCTCGCCGACGACGCGCAGGTCGAGCACACCGCCGCCGCCCTGTCCGAACGGGGCCACCGCGTGTCCCTCGACGATTTCGACGCGCTCATCGCGCACCTCGCGACGGTGCATCCGTCGAAGTACGTCAAGCTCGTCGCAGGCGTCGAGTTCATCGCGCTCCGCGGCGTGCGGGTGCTGCACGACCAGAACGCGGCGCTGCGCCTCGTCGCGTTCATCGACCGCGTCTACGACGCCGAGGTGCCGATCATCGCGAGCGGCGTCCCGCTCGACCGGGTCTTCGACGACGAGATGCTGGGCGGCGGCTACCGCAAGAAGTACCTCCGCGCGATGAGCCGGATGACGGCGCTCACGACCGGCGAGCTGCCTCCCCACGACTGA
- the pdxS gene encoding pyridoxal 5'-phosphate synthase lyase subunit PdxS, with translation MTVPETGSSRVKRGLAEMLKGGVIMDVVTPEQARIAEDAGAVAVMALERVPADIRAQGGVARMSDPDLIEAIIAEVSIPVMAKARIGHFVEAQVLQALDVDYIDESEVLSPADYVNHIDKWAFNTPFVCGATNLGEALRRINEGAAMIRSKGEAGTGDVSEATKHIRKITAEINQLRSMTKDELYVAAKELQAPYELVAEVAETGKLPVVLFTAGGVATPADAAMMMQLGADGVFVGSGIFKSGNPEARAAAVVKATAFYDDPSVIAEVSRGLGEAMVGINVGDLPAPHRLAERGW, from the coding sequence GTGACCGTACCCGAGACGGGCTCCAGCCGCGTGAAGCGCGGCCTCGCCGAGATGCTGAAGGGCGGCGTCATCATGGACGTCGTCACCCCCGAGCAGGCCCGCATCGCCGAGGACGCCGGCGCCGTGGCCGTCATGGCGCTCGAGCGCGTGCCGGCCGACATCCGCGCCCAGGGCGGCGTGGCCCGCATGAGCGATCCCGACCTGATCGAGGCCATCATCGCCGAGGTCTCGATCCCGGTCATGGCGAAGGCCCGGATCGGACACTTCGTCGAGGCGCAGGTGCTGCAGGCCCTCGACGTCGACTACATCGACGAGTCCGAGGTGCTCTCGCCGGCCGACTACGTCAACCACATCGACAAGTGGGCGTTCAACACGCCGTTCGTCTGCGGCGCCACGAACCTCGGCGAGGCGCTCCGCCGCATCAACGAAGGCGCCGCGATGATCCGCTCCAAGGGCGAGGCCGGCACCGGAGACGTCTCTGAGGCGACCAAGCACATCCGCAAGATCACTGCGGAGATCAACCAGCTCCGCTCGATGACCAAGGACGAGCTCTACGTCGCCGCGAAGGAGCTGCAGGCGCCGTACGAACTCGTCGCCGAGGTCGCCGAGACCGGGAAGCTGCCGGTCGTGCTGTTCACCGCCGGCGGGGTCGCCACCCCGGCCGACGCCGCGATGATGATGCAGCTGGGAGCCGACGGCGTGTTCGTCGGCTCCGGCATCTTCAAGTCGGGCAACCCCGAGGCGCGGGCCGCCGCGGTCGTCAAGGCGACCGCCTTCTACGACGACCCATCGGTGATCGCCGAGGTCTCCCGCGGACTCGGCGAGGCGATGGTCGGCATCAACGTGGGCGATCTGCCGGCGCCGCACCGGCTCGCCGAGCGCGGCTGGTGA
- a CDS encoding type II toxin-antitoxin system PemK/MazF family toxin, which yields MPSTSRFLTALRRVVRSVSGSGRRPAPVRETAATRGGRAEVSARRVSAGELSPGQAGEAATLELDPHRIGRVRFAYAPEHDGQPDPGEIVWTWVPYEEHDGRGKDRPVAIVAAGAPGDFLAVQLTSKGRDGDRDYLGLGAGDWDASGRPSWARIDRVFRVRTGGMRREGASLDAERFARLTAALEARYGWR from the coding sequence GTGCCGAGCACCAGTCGCTTCCTCACCGCCCTTCGGCGTGTCGTCCGCTCGGTCTCGGGCTCAGGTCGGCGGCCCGCTCCCGTCCGCGAGACGGCGGCGACGCGAGGGGGGCGTGCGGAGGTCTCCGCCCGGCGCGTGTCCGCAGGGGAGCTGTCGCCCGGGCAGGCGGGGGAGGCCGCGACGCTCGAACTCGACCCGCACCGCATCGGCCGCGTGCGCTTCGCCTACGCGCCCGAGCACGACGGACAGCCCGACCCCGGCGAGATCGTGTGGACCTGGGTGCCGTACGAGGAGCACGACGGGCGCGGGAAGGACCGGCCCGTGGCGATCGTGGCCGCCGGAGCGCCCGGCGACTTCCTCGCGGTGCAGCTCACGAGCAAGGGTCGCGACGGCGATCGCGACTACCTCGGCCTCGGCGCCGGCGACTGGGATGCTTCGGGCCGGCCGAGTTGGGCGCGGATCGACCGGGTCTTCCGGGTGCGGACCGGCGGGATGCGGCGCGAGGGAGCCTCGCTCGATGCGGAGCGCTTCGCGCGGCTGACGGCGGCGCTGGAGGCGCGGTACGGCTGGCGCTGA
- a CDS encoding ammonium transporter, producing the protein MDQGNTAFLLIAAALVLLMTPGLAFFYGGLVKAKSVISMMMLSFGALGLIGVLWVLYGYAIAFPSADGLAAPWSIDWSAIGLASLLETPEDAAYPPLAFVAFQATFAILTVALVSGAIADRAKFGAWMIFAGIWATVVYFPVASWVFNFGLAEDGSFAYGGWITYGMQEFFGVGAIDFAGGTAVHINAGAAALALALVLGKRVGFSKGAHVPHNPPFVLLGAGLLWFGWFGFNAGSELAADGTAALAFVNTIAAPAAALLAWLVVEKIKDGKPTSVGAASGAVAGLVAITPACASLTPVWAIVLGVLAGAVCALAVDLKFKWGFDDSLDVVGIHLVGGLIGTLYLGIFANGTGLIYSGDATQLLVQAIAALAVLAYSFVLAYVIGFAIQKTIGFRVKNEDEIAGIDTVVHGEEGYKLETV; encoded by the coding sequence ATGGATCAAGGCAACACCGCGTTTCTCCTGATCGCGGCAGCCCTCGTGTTGCTGATGACCCCTGGACTGGCGTTCTTCTACGGCGGTCTCGTCAAGGCCAAGAGCGTCATCAGCATGATGATGCTGAGCTTCGGCGCACTGGGACTCATCGGCGTCCTGTGGGTGCTCTACGGGTACGCGATCGCATTCCCTTCCGCCGACGGCCTCGCCGCCCCGTGGTCCATCGACTGGTCGGCGATCGGCCTGGCGAGCCTCCTCGAGACGCCTGAGGACGCGGCCTACCCGCCGCTCGCGTTCGTCGCGTTCCAGGCGACCTTCGCGATCCTCACGGTCGCGCTCGTGTCCGGTGCCATCGCCGACCGCGCCAAGTTCGGCGCGTGGATGATCTTCGCCGGCATCTGGGCGACCGTCGTCTACTTCCCGGTGGCGAGCTGGGTCTTCAACTTCGGCCTGGCCGAGGACGGTTCCTTCGCGTACGGCGGATGGATCACCTACGGCATGCAGGAGTTCTTCGGCGTCGGGGCGATCGACTTCGCCGGCGGCACCGCGGTGCACATCAACGCGGGTGCGGCTGCCCTCGCCCTCGCCCTCGTGCTCGGCAAGCGCGTCGGCTTCTCGAAGGGCGCGCACGTGCCGCACAACCCGCCGTTCGTGCTCCTCGGCGCCGGGCTGCTGTGGTTCGGCTGGTTCGGCTTCAACGCGGGCTCCGAGCTCGCGGCCGACGGCACCGCGGCGCTGGCGTTCGTGAACACTATCGCGGCCCCCGCGGCGGCCCTCCTCGCGTGGCTCGTCGTCGAGAAGATCAAGGACGGCAAGCCGACCTCGGTCGGTGCCGCCTCCGGCGCTGTGGCGGGTCTCGTCGCGATCACGCCCGCATGCGCCTCGCTGACCCCGGTGTGGGCGATCGTCCTCGGCGTGCTCGCCGGTGCGGTCTGCGCCCTGGCCGTGGACCTGAAGTTCAAGTGGGGCTTCGACGACTCGCTCGACGTGGTGGGCATCCACCTCGTCGGCGGCCTCATCGGCACGCTGTACCTCGGCATCTTCGCGAACGGCACCGGCCTCATCTACTCGGGCGACGCGACCCAGCTGCTCGTGCAGGCGATCGCGGCGCTCGCGGTACTCGCGTACTCGTTCGTGCTCGCCTACGTCATCGGCTTCGCCATCCAGAAGACCATCGGCTTCCGTGTGAAGAACGAGGACGAGATCGCCGGCATCGACACCGTGGTGCACGGCGAGGAGGGCTACAAGCTCGAGACCGTCTGA